One window from the genome of Kryptolebias marmoratus isolate JLee-2015 linkage group LG1, ASM164957v2, whole genome shotgun sequence encodes:
- the LOC119617274 gene encoding leucine-rich repeat-containing protein 43-like, protein MSSKTLSAVLEKQIRHLCLTDFPCGNGTWRSTEDSAEGAGTESRDVLLDLLSCPRSPWRRRDEQWSPDASALRRLGVLEPQQLNANFIYNYFTTLRILGKDVSVIDEGLLRFSRLEELVLSANVISEIPAENLPSTLKVLDLRANRLSSLNGLTKRPPPHLQYLGLSSNSLGSHKDILHLTGRHWPQLVCLDLSDCEFLDQRALLGALSTLSCLKTLLLEGNPFTLAPSYPGFTVDSLPQLACLDTSWISAEERHCFRGLASMSDLIVDVASVTVNLSRLRGIPDHSMGVNKKAPDFPLITYSYFITYQFLSHSTPDNPVM, encoded by the exons ATGAGCTCAAAAACACTTTCTGCTGTGTTGGAGAAGCAGATCCGACACCTTTGTCTGACTGATTTTCCCTGCGGAAACGGCACCTGG AGAAGTACAGAAGACAGTGCAGAGGGAGCAGGAACAGAGTCGAGAGAtgtcctcctggacctgctgagCTGTCCTCGGTCTCCATGGAGACGCCGTGATGAACAGTGGAGTCCTGACGCTTCAGCTCTGAGACGGCTGGGTGTGCTCGAACCGCAGCAGCTGAACGCAAACTTCATTTATAATTACTTCACTACTCTTCGTATCCTTGGAAAAGAT GTATCTGTGATTGACGAAGGCCTGCTGAGGTTCTCCAGACTGGAGGAACTGGTGCTGAGTGCTAATGTAATCTCAGAAATCCCTGCAGAGAATCTCCCCAGTACTCTAAAG GTTTTGGATTTACGTGCAAACCGGTTATCTTCTCTAAATGGACTCACAAAGCGTCCGCCTCCCCATCTGCAGTATCTCGGCCTCAGCTCAAACAGTCTGGGTTCCCATAAAGACATACTTCATCTTACAGGAAGACACTG GCCTCAGCTGGTGTGTTTGGACCTCAGCGACTGTGAGTTTCTGGACCAGCGGGCCCTGCTGGGCGCTTTGAGCACTCTGTCGTGCCTTAAGACACTGTTGCTGGAGGGCAACCCGTTCACCCTGGCACCGTCGTATCCaggcttcactgtggacagcCTCCCACAGCTCGCCTGTTTAGACACCTCGTGGATCTCTGCTGAGGAAAGGCATTGTTTCAGAGGCTTGGCCTCGATGAGCG atCTGATTGTGGATGTAGCTTCAGTCACAGTGAATCTGAGCCGTTTGAGGGGAATCCCAGACCATTCGATGGGTGTGAATAAAAAAGCTCCTGACTTTCCACTCATTACCTACAGCTATTTCATCACGTACCAGTTCCTTAGTCATTCTACACCTGATAACCCGGTGATGTAG